The Mangrovivirga cuniculi genomic sequence ATGGGCGAAAACGCTCGTCAGGCTGAGCATAAACAAGAGAAGATCAAGCAGGATGCTGAAGCAATTGCTTCTAAATTAGAAGGTGTTTCACTAGAGCTTGGAGCTAAAGCAGGTGACTCCGGAAAAATCTTCGGAACTGTTACTACTCTTCAGATCGCTGATGCTTTAAAAGAAAAAGGATTTGACATCGACAGAAAGCAGATTTCTATTTCTTCTGACGTTAAAAACGTTGGAGAGTACGAAGCAGAAATCGACCTTCACAGAGAGGTTAAGCAAACTATCAAATTTACGGTAGTAGCTGAGTAATCTTTTTACAACAATATTTTAAAAGCACTTCTCAATTCGGGAAGTGCTTTTTTTATTTTCATCTGAT encodes the following:
- the rplI gene encoding 50S ribosomal protein L9, which produces MEIILKKDIKGLGYKHDLVDVKPGYGRNYLIPQGYAVIASESNKKMMGENARQAEHKQEKIKQDAEAIASKLEGVSLELGAKAGDSGKIFGTVTTLQIADALKEKGFDIDRKQISISSDVKNVGEYEAEIDLHREVKQTIKFTVVAE